The window AAGAATCTAAACCAACACATAGAAATGAACGTTTTTTTTGTATCTGCTCAAAAAGTTGTAGTTTAGTCATGTAGTGGCTTATTTGCTGCAAATATGAATATTTTTCAGTCTTTCGTGCTAAAAATTATTTCTCACATTCATTTATTTTTAAACAATTTAAACTTTCTCTTGCAGATTACGTTTCATTTACATACAATTGCAACATAATTTCTCAATCGTTTATCTGAATACTCCAGAAAAATCTATCAAAACATGTTTTTTGTTATCATTTTTTAAAGACGAATTTCGCCTTTGTTCAGCATATACATTATAAAGCCTTTTGATTATTCTCAGTAATAAGCACATATCGTTTTATAACCTTAAGAATTTATAAGCAACAAAAACCGCATAACTGATGTTCACAACATTGATTAAATGCAAATAATGTGGGAAGACACCCATCATTAAAACTTAAAAATTTCTAGAAACATATATATTTCGAATGTTTAGTAAAACAGAATTAAATGATAAGCTCACATCAGAATTACGTGAGCTAGCTAAAACATATGGCATTGAAGCTGCTGATTCACTTAGAAAAATTGATCTTGTTGAAGTACTTTTACATCAGCAAGAAATTATAAACATAGCTAAAACTGAAGATGTTGCCAATGTTACTGAGCCTGTTGTGGTTGCATCAGCTCCCAAACTAAAAGCCACAAGACCTGCACAAGCTGCTTTAGCTGTTAAAGATGAAAAACCAGCCGTAAAAAAACGAGCTCGTGTTTCTAAAGATGAGCCAACGGCTCCAATAGAGCGAAAAAGAGATTCGGTTACTTTGTTTGATGAGCCTGCTCACCAGCAACAACCCGATCATCAAACAGAAAAACAACCTGATAGAATTGTTGAATCAGAAGAAAGCACGAAGCCTATCTCTGCATTGATAGAAGAAAGTGCTGAGGTTTTACCAGTCGCCCCGAAACCGAGATTAGAGGTAAAAGAAAAGCAAGATAGACCGCAACGTGAGGATAATCGCCAGCAAAAGCAACCTGCAGGCGGAAATCATCATAAAAATGAAAATAGTTATTCCAATTTAGATTTCGAAAACGTAATCACAAATGAAGGCGTTTTAGAAATTATGCCAGATGGTTATGGTTTTTTACGCTCTGCGGATTATAACTACTTAACTTCTCCTGATGACATTTATGTATCTCAATCACAAATTAAACTTTTTGGTTTAAAAACTGGAGATACGGTTAAAGGAAGCATCAGACCTCCAAAAGAAGGCGAAAAATATTTTCCATTGGTTCGTGTAGAAACTATTAATGGAAGGATACCGGCAGAAGTACGCGATCGTGTTCCATTTGATTATTTAACACCACTTTTCCCAACAGAAAAACTAAATTTATTTACGGATAACAGTAATTATTCTACCCGTATTATGGATTTATTTACCCCAATTGGTAAAGGCCAACGTGGATTAATTGTTGCGCAGCCAAAAACAGGTAAAACTAATTTACTTAAAGAAGTTGCAAACGCCATTGCTAAAAATCACCCAGAAGTTTATTTAATTATCCTTTTAATTGATGAACGTCCGGAAGAGGTTACCGATATGGCTCGTAGCGTAAGGGCTGAAGTTATTGCTTCTACTTTTGATGAGCCGGCAGAACGCCACGTAAAAATTGCCAATATTGTTTTAGAAAAAGCTAAACGTTTGGTAGAAAGTGGGCATGATGTGGTTATCCTTTTAGATTCCATTACACGTTTAGCCAGAGCATATAATACAACTGCACCAGCATCGGGTAAAATATTATCTGGTGGTGTTGATGCAAATGCTTTACACAAACCTAAGCGTTTCTTTGGTGCTGCCCGTAATATAGAAAACGGTGGTTCGCTGACTATTTTAGCAACGGCTTTAACCGATACAGGTTCTAAAATGGATGAGGTTATTTTCGAAGAATTTAAAGGAACCGGTAATATGGAACTTCAGTTAGATCGTAAATTATCTAACAAACGTATTTTCCCTGCTATTGATATTACTGCTTCGAGTACACGTAGAGATGATTTATTGTTAGATAGAGACACTTTACAACGTGTTTGGATTTTACGTAATCACCTAGCAGATATGAATAGCCAGGAAGCTATGGAATTTGTTCAAGCACAAATTAAAGGCACAAAAAGCAATGAAGAATTTTTAATTTCGATGAACAGCTAAACAGATTAAAGATAAAGGAACAAAGATTAAAGATCATATTTGCTATTAATTTTTGTTCCTTAGTCTTTGTTCCTTATTCCTTGCTCATTATTTTTTATGAAAAAACATATACCTAATGCGATTACTTGTGCAAACCTTTTTTCTGGATGCATAGGAATCGTTTTTGCATTTAAAGGCGATTTACAAACTGCAGCTTATTTCGTTATTCTTTCTGGAATTTTTGATTTTTTTGATGGAATGGTTGCACGTTTATTGAATGTAAAATCAGCTATAGGCAAAGATCTAGATTCCCTGGCGGATATGGTAAGCTTTGGTTTTTTACCAGGAATTATTATGTTTCAGCTTTTAAAAATAAGCGATTATACCTCAGAATACCTTCCCTATTTGGCTTTCTTTATTACCGTTTTTTCAGCTTTAAGGTTAGCTAAATTCAATAATGATGAAAGGCAAACAGAAGATTTTATTGGTTTAAATACGCCAATGAACACTTTATTTATATGCTCATTACCATTTATTGCAAAAGATTATCCAATGGTAATTGGTTCGAGCATTTTACTAATTGCAATAACGGCGATAACAAGCTTTTTATTAGTGAGTGAGATTAAAATATTTTCTTTAAAATTTAACAACCTTAGTTGGGCAAAAAACAGATTCAAATTCATCTTTTTGATTATCTCAGCGCTCCTTATCGCAATTTTACAATTTGCTGCAATACCATTTGTTTTGGTAATTTATATTGTGCTATCGATATTTCATTTTAAAAGTTTTGTTAGCAGCGAAACGTCACCTCACTTACAATAGACTTTTCATTTCTGTTTTAGCTGTTTCTAGTTGATTGTATATTTGAGCTAACAACTCCTTCAGTTTTTCAACATCATTTGCAATCGTTTCAATATTTACCTGATTTCTAGCCTTATTTTCTAGATTTTGCATAAAATCTTTTACATCATTTCGGCCTATATAACTAAAAGTTGGTTTCATTTTATGCGCACAATTGCCAACTTTAATCCAATTCTGATTTGCTAAGGCATCTTCAAGCTCAGCTAAGTAAAATGGTGTCTGTTCTAAAAACGTATCAAAAACCTCGATCATAAATAATGGATCTTCACCAACCATTTCTTTTAAATAGGATAGATTTAATGGCTGAGTTTTTTGCATGGATAAAATTACTCATTTACAGCTTATTAACCGTCGAATAATCCGAAATATCCTCTAAAATTTCTAAAATAGTTTTACCTAAAACTGGATGAACAATATTTGGGGCGATTTCAGCTAAAGGAATTAAAACAAAATTTCTAAGCTGCATATGTGGATGAGGAATTTGCAACCTACCTTCGTCATTAATTATTTTTGAACCAAAAAGTATAATATCTATATCAATTATTCTTTCGCCCCACTTTTCATTTCTTATACGACCTAATACGTTTTCAATATTTAGCGCTTTTTCTAAAACCTGCTCAGCGCTCAACAGTGTTTTAATACTAATGGCCTGATTTAAAAAAGATGGTTGATCTGTTTTGCCCCAAGCTGCAGTTTCATAAACGGAAGAAATCGCGACTAATTCTCCAACTTCCTCAGTTAAGAGGCTAATTGCTCGTTTTAAATTTGCATTTCTATCTCCTAAATTGCCACCAAGTAACAAATAAGCGATTGTGTACTCTAAACTCATATTATGCGTCACGTATTTTTATATCTTTGAAAAAACAAAATTAAAACATTTAAATGAGAGATTTTTTTAAGTATTTATTTGCTTCAATGTTAGGCTTTTTCCTATCAATTGTAATTGTTATTATTATTCTGATTGCAATTATTACTGTTTCAATATCATCTTTTGATAAAGATAAAACGGTAATGGTAAGTGATAATTCTATTTTATTTTTAAACTTAGACCAAGCAATTACAGAGCGTACGCCCAAAAACCCTTTCGGAAATCTACCGATAATAGGTGGCGAGGAAAAAGATGGAATTGGTTTAAATGATCTTTTAAAATCCCTACAAAGGGCTAAAGAAGATGATAATATCAAATGTATTTACCTAAATGTTAGCAGTCCGAATGCAGGTTTTGCAACCATGCGTGAGGTTAGAAATGCTTTAATAGATTTCAAGAAATCCCATAAAAAAATAATCGCTTATAGCGAAGTATATACTCAAGGTGCATATTATTTAGCTTCTGCAGCTGATAAGATCTATCTAAATCCTGAAGGCGCATTGGAATTTAAAGGCTTTAGTTCCGAATTAACTTTTTTTAAAGGAACGCTGGAAAAAGTAGGCGTTGAAATGCAGGTTATTCGTGTTGGAAATTATAAAAGCGCTGTTGAGCCTTATATTCTTGATAAAATGAGCGATTATAATCGTAAACAAATTACAGCGTATGTTGGTGGTTTATATAATACTTTCTTAACTGATATTGCCAAAAGTAGAAGCGTAGAAAAAGATAGTCTTTACAGCATAGCTGATAACTATAAAATTCGTGAGCCACAAGATGCCGTTAATTTTAAAATGATCGATGGATTAAAATACAAAGATCAAATTATAGAAGAGTTAAAAGGCTTATCTGGTCGGACGAAAAAAGAATCTATACGTTCAGTTTCTATAAACGATTATGCTAAAAATAACGCTGAAACTGGTACCGGTAAAGATAAAATTGCCATTATTTATGCAAACGGAGAAATTACAGGTGGTGAAGGTTCAGATAATCAAATAGGATCAGAAAGAATTTCGAGAGCCATTCGAAAAGCACGTTTAGATGACGATATTAAAGCAATAGTACTTCGTGTAAATTCTCCTGGAGGTAGCGCTTTAGCTTCAGATGTTATTTGGAGAGAAATCGTTTTAACCAAAAAAGAAAAACCAGTTATTGCTTCTTTTGGGGATGTTGCTGCATCTGGCGGTTATTACATTGGTTGTGCCGCCGATAGTATTTTTGTTCAGCCAAATACCATCACCGGTTCTATTGGCGTTTTTGGTATTATTCCAAATTTTCAAAACTTAATGACTAACAAATTAGGAATTACTTTCGACGGTGTTAAAACTGGAAAATATGCTGACATTATGGCCACCAATCGACCCATGACTGCTGGAGAAAAATTTATTATTCAGAATGAATTGAACAGAATTTACAATGGTTTTGTGAGTCGAGTTGCAGATGGACGGAAAAAAAGTAAGGGTTATATCGACAGCATTGGTGGCGGCCATGTTTGGATCGGCACAGACGCCGTTCAAATTGGTTTGGCAGATAGAATCGGAAGTTTTAATGATGCAATTAAAGCAGCAGCTAAAAAAGCAAAGGTTAAAGAGTATAAAGTAGTTGAATATCCTGATGTTATCGATCCGTTAAAATCACTTTTAGAAGAAAGTACTGATAAGGTTAAAACCTATTACACCAAACAAGAATTGGGTGATAATTATATGCTTTATCAACAAATGAAAAAAGTAATCGCCAGTTCTGGTATTCAAGCAAGAATGCCATTTGAAGCAGTTATAAAATAATTTCCAATCGTTCCTAAATTTTAAATCTTACGCAGATAACATTATTTCCGATACATAAACTAAGCGCTATGAAATTGAAAATTTATTTAATTATTAATTTATTAGCGATATCGTGCCTTTTGGTAAGTTGTTCAAAAGAAAACGAAACACCCGAAGTTAAAAATCATTATTTAATTAGGGTAAAAAACATCAGCGAATTTAATTATTTGGATGTTAGGGTAATTCCAGTTCCACCTTTGTATTTCTATAATTTTGGGCAATTAGGCGTAGGAGAAACTAGCCAATATTATGATTTTGATAAAGCGTATGCAAAAATCGATGTAAGTGTAAAATATTCAGAAACCTTTACTTTTGGATTGTTAAATTCACACGATCTTACAAAAGAAATTGAACAATTAACGCCTGGAAAATACTTGTTAGAGGTTAAATTAACGAAAAACCCAAATTTCTCAGTAGAAACCAAGTTAATAAAGGAGTAATTTAATAATCGTTTTAAGGCAATTTAATGGCTAACTGTTAGATAACCTAATAGTTAGCTAATTTACCAGTTTCCAATCTGGGTGAATGGCTAAATAAGTAGCATTAACAGAAACGTTTTTAGGGTGAACAGTTAAAGAAATACTTTTTCCGCTTAAAAACTCAAATCCAATTCCTTGCGATTTTGAATCGTAAATTAAAACGGTATCTTTCTTTTCATTTAAATAGGTCGAAATTTGATCTAAATCAGGAAACTTCGCTTGAGCATCTTTTAGCTTTCTTCCCGTTCCAAAACCATCAAGCGTTTTAAACTGCCCAGAAGTAATTCTAATTTGTTTTACATCTTTTGATGTTGCTGAACTATCCTTGTAAGATGAATAAATAGAGAGTTCGTTTCTTCTGGTCGTATTTGGATCTTCACTATACCAAATGGACCAAGCCTTACCCATTGCCGCATCTCCAGCATCTGGCGTACCGAGTTTATTGCCAATCTCCTGCGTATCCTCTCCAAGTTTAATCTGCCCTATGGAAACACCAGGAATGATCAAAAATTTTGGTCCAATCGTTAATTTTGATTCACCTACTGAGATTTTTTTAGTTGTAGAATCAGTATTAATATTTTTATGTTCAACGGAATTACAGGCGAACAAGCTGATGCTCAACCCTAAAAGAATGCCAACTATTGATCTCATAAAAGTAAAACAATGGACTAGATAATTTGTGTTCAGATATTAAAAAGCAATGTAAGATTTAGCTTAATTTCTTAATTTTGCTACTATGGAAAACAAAACCATCGCCCGTACCTTAAAGCTTTTATCACAATTAATGGAGCTCCATAATGAGAATCCTTTCAAGATAAAATCAATAGCAAATGCATTTTTTAAAGTAGATAAATTGCCTTTTGCTTTAAAGGATATTCCCGTTGATGAAATTGATAAAATTGATGGGATTGGAAAGGGACTAGCAACTAAAATAATCGAATTATTGCAAACAGGCGAGCTTCAGGAACTTAATAATATCATTCAGCAAACGCCGGAAGGTGTTGTTGAAATGCTCGCGATAAAAGGAATCGGACCAAAAAAAATCTCCATTATTTGGAGTACGCTTGGCATCGAAAGTATTGGCGAACTTTATTATGCTTGTAATGAAAATAGATTAATTGAGGCAAAAGGCTTCGGATTAAAAACTCAGGAAGAAATAAAAAACGCCATAGAGTTTAAGCTTGCTGCAAATGGGCGCTTTTTATATGCACAGGTAGAAGGTTTTGCAAATAGTTTAATCGCTCAAATTACTGATTGGTTAATTCAGTTTGATGACCAGGCTTTGCTTGCTTTCGCCGGCCAATATCGCCGTTGCTGCGAAATAATTGATGAATTGGAATTTGTTATTGGTGCTGAACATTTAGAAGATGTGATGGCAAATTTGCCTTTATTCGAACCGCTTTCTTTAATTGCATCTGAAGATTTTTTTATTACCACGACAGATGCTGGATTAAGAATTAAAATTTATGCAGTTGAAAAATCTGGCTTTAACTTAGAATGCTTTAAGCGTACTGGAAATGCAGAGCATGTAGAAAAAGTTTTAAATTTAGCTGGAGAAGGATCGTTTGAAACTGAAAAAGACATTTATAGTAAAGCTGGATTAGCTTTTATAGAACCAGAATTAAGAGAAGGTTTTAACGAAATCGAATTAGCAAAAGCCAATAATCTTCCCGTTCTAATTAAGTATGGGGATTTAAAAGGCAGTTTGCATAATCACTCAACTTATAGCGACGGTGTTCATACCTTGGAGCAAATGGCTAGTTATTGCAAAAATGAATTGAATTTGGAATATCTTGGAATTTGTGATCATTCCAAGACAGCCGTTTATGCCAAAGGATTATATGAAAATCGTGTTCTTGCCCAGCATAAAGAAATCGATGAACTCAATAAAAAATTAGCTCCATTCAAAATTTTTAAAGGTATAGAAAGTGATATTTTGAGTGATGGATCTTTAGATTATACAGATGACGTACTTAAAACATTTGATTTTGTGGTTGCATCAATTCATAGTAATTTGCGGATGGATGAAGCTAAAGCCACAACTCGTTTGCTTAAAGCAATTGAAAATCCTTACACTACTATTTTAGGTCACCCAACGGGAAGATTATTATTAAGCCGAGCCGGTTATCCAATAGATTACAAAAAAATTATAGATGCTTGTGCGGCAAATAAAGTGGTCATTGAAATCAATGCCAATCCATTGCGATTAGATTTGGATTGGCGTTGGCAGCAATATGCTTTGGAAAAAGGTGTATTACTTTCTGTAAATCCTGATGCCCACCGAATGGAGGGTTTTCATGATATGCATTATGGAATTTTGGTGGCCCGCAAAGGCGGTTTAAGTGCAAAAAAATGTTTAAATGCATTTTCATTAGCAGAAATTTCGGCATATCTCGAGTCGAAAAAAGTTAGCAATGCTTAAAAATTTCTTGCATGTAAGAAATACAAGAAAAAAAAATACTTTTGTTAAATGATAAGTGAAATTGCCAACCGTATATTTAATCAAGTAATTACAGATTACCATCAATATGACGATATAGATCATCCTGTTCAAAATCCATATGATGAAGAAACTTTAGAGCACTTGTTTTATATCAAAAACTGGATTGATACCGCACAGTGGCATATGGAAGACGTGGTTCGTAACCCAAACATTAATCCTGTTGAAGGTTTAAGCTGGAAACGAAGAATTGATGCGCAAAACCAAGTACGAACAGATATGGTTGAGTTTATTGATGGTTATTTTTTAAATTTATACCAAGGTATTTCGGCTTTGCCGGATGCAAAAATCAATACGGAAAGTCCGGCATGGGCAATTGACAGACTTTCTATTTTGGCGCTTAAAATCTACCACATGCAAGAAGAGGCGAACAGGTTAAATGCATCTGTAAACCATCGTGAGCAATGCCAGACAAAGCTTTCCATATTACTAACACAGCGTGAAGACTTATCTAATAGTATTGATGAATTATTAGCTGATATTGAGGCTGGGAAGAAATACATGAAGGTTTATAAGCAAATGAAAATGTATAACGACCCGAGTTTAAATCCGGTGCTGTACAATAAAGCATAAAAATTAATTAACCACAAAGACACAAAGAACACAAAGAAAAATCTTGATGTTTTTGTGTCGTAATGGAAAAATTTCCGGCATAAGTTTCATTCCGGTATTATAAAATAAAGCGTAAAATTAATTGATTACAAAGACACGAAGAAAATTTTACTTCTTTTTCGTGACTTCGTGGTAGAATAAAACATGGAATCAAACCAGAGAATTATTGTTTTACGTTTTTCGGCGATGGGCGATGTGGCAATGGTAGCTTCTGTTTTAAAAGAATTTTCCATTCAGTATCCTCTGGTAGAAATTATAATGGTTAGTCGTGAGGCTTTCAAACCTTTTTTTAACGAGATATCGAATTTACATTTCCATTCGATTCAGCCAAAAACTATACATAAAGGATTACGCGGACTATTTAGATTGTATCAAGAACTACGAAAATATAAACCAACTGCAATTGCCGACCTTCATGATAATTTGCGCAGTCGAACAGTTTCAATTTTCTTTCGTTTATCTGGAATAAAAATTAGGAGGCTTGATAAAGGCCGGGCGGAAAAAAAAGCCTTAACAAGAGCAAAGCATAAAGTTTTCAAGCCGCTAAGGAAAACGGTAGATCGTTATGCAGATGTTTTTAAAAATTTAGGTTTTGGCATTAAGTTGAGCTATAAACTTTATAAAAATCCACAGAAATTACCTGAGGCAGCTGCAGATTTCTTTAAGAATAAAACCACAAAAAAAATAGGTGTCTCTCCTTTCGCCCAACACATCTACAAAATTTATCCATTAGATAAAATGGAAGAAATTATATCTGCATTAGGCAATTTAGGATATGAACTTTATATTTTTGGTGGCGGATCGTCAGAACAAAGTCTGGCAGAAAAATGGCAACAACAATTTCCAAACACCTATAATTTAATAGGAAAATTTAGCTTGACTGTAGAAATTGCTATCATTTCGAATCTAGATTTAATGCTGAGCATGGATTCTTCGGGTATGCATATTGCTTCACTGGTTGGCGTTCCTGTAGTTTCTATTTGGGGACCTACGCATCCCTACGCAGGTTTTCTAGGTTATGGGCAGTCGGAAAATGATTGTATTCAGGTAGATCATCCTAATCGGCCAAATTCTATTTATGGAAACAAACCGTGCATGTGTGGTGTTAAAAATTGTATGGGATTAATAGAGGCAAAAACCATTGTTAATAAAATTAAGGAGAAATTTAATGGCTAAAAGACTATTATTGGTTCGCCATGCAAAATCGGATTGGGGAAATGCAGAATTAGCAGATTTTGACAGGCCGCTTAATAAACGCGGTAAAGAAAACGCTCCAGAAATGGCTGAGCGACTTTTTAATAAAGGTTTTAAGTTTGATTTAATGGTTAGTAGTCCGGCAAAAAGAGCACTAAAAACTGCTAAATATTTTGCTGAAAAGTATAATATTAAGGAAATTCAAACTAC is drawn from Pedobacter mucosus and contains these coding sequences:
- the rho gene encoding transcription termination factor Rho, encoding MFSKTELNDKLTSELRELAKTYGIEAADSLRKIDLVEVLLHQQEIINIAKTEDVANVTEPVVVASAPKLKATRPAQAALAVKDEKPAVKKRARVSKDEPTAPIERKRDSVTLFDEPAHQQQPDHQTEKQPDRIVESEESTKPISALIEESAEVLPVAPKPRLEVKEKQDRPQREDNRQQKQPAGGNHHKNENSYSNLDFENVITNEGVLEIMPDGYGFLRSADYNYLTSPDDIYVSQSQIKLFGLKTGDTVKGSIRPPKEGEKYFPLVRVETINGRIPAEVRDRVPFDYLTPLFPTEKLNLFTDNSNYSTRIMDLFTPIGKGQRGLIVAQPKTGKTNLLKEVANAIAKNHPEVYLIILLIDERPEEVTDMARSVRAEVIASTFDEPAERHVKIANIVLEKAKRLVESGHDVVILLDSITRLARAYNTTAPASGKILSGGVDANALHKPKRFFGAARNIENGGSLTILATALTDTGSKMDEVIFEEFKGTGNMELQLDRKLSNKRIFPAIDITASSTRRDDLLLDRDTLQRVWILRNHLADMNSQEAMEFVQAQIKGTKSNEEFLISMNS
- the pssA gene encoding CDP-diacylglycerol--serine O-phosphatidyltransferase; translated protein: MKKHIPNAITCANLFSGCIGIVFAFKGDLQTAAYFVILSGIFDFFDGMVARLLNVKSAIGKDLDSLADMVSFGFLPGIIMFQLLKISDYTSEYLPYLAFFITVFSALRLAKFNNDERQTEDFIGLNTPMNTLFICSLPFIAKDYPMVIGSSILLIAITAITSFLLVSEIKIFSLKFNNLSWAKNRFKFIFLIISALLIAILQFAAIPFVLVIYIVLSIFHFKSFVSSETSPHLQ
- a CDS encoding Hpt domain-containing protein, whose amino-acid sequence is MQKTQPLNLSYLKEMVGEDPLFMIEVFDTFLEQTPFYLAELEDALANQNWIKVGNCAHKMKPTFSYIGRNDVKDFMQNLENKARNQVNIETIANDVEKLKELLAQIYNQLETAKTEMKSLL
- the folK gene encoding 2-amino-4-hydroxy-6-hydroxymethyldihydropteridine diphosphokinase, with product MSLEYTIAYLLLGGNLGDRNANLKRAISLLTEEVGELVAISSVYETAAWGKTDQPSFLNQAISIKTLLSAEQVLEKALNIENVLGRIRNEKWGERIIDIDIILFGSKIINDEGRLQIPHPHMQLRNFVLIPLAEIAPNIVHPVLGKTILEILEDISDYSTVNKL
- the sppA gene encoding signal peptide peptidase SppA, coding for MRDFFKYLFASMLGFFLSIVIVIIILIAIITVSISSFDKDKTVMVSDNSILFLNLDQAITERTPKNPFGNLPIIGGEEKDGIGLNDLLKSLQRAKEDDNIKCIYLNVSSPNAGFATMREVRNALIDFKKSHKKIIAYSEVYTQGAYYLASAADKIYLNPEGALEFKGFSSELTFFKGTLEKVGVEMQVIRVGNYKSAVEPYILDKMSDYNRKQITAYVGGLYNTFLTDIAKSRSVEKDSLYSIADNYKIREPQDAVNFKMIDGLKYKDQIIEELKGLSGRTKKESIRSVSINDYAKNNAETGTGKDKIAIIYANGEITGGEGSDNQIGSERISRAIRKARLDDDIKAIVLRVNSPGGSALASDVIWREIVLTKKEKPVIASFGDVAASGGYYIGCAADSIFVQPNTITGSIGVFGIIPNFQNLMTNKLGITFDGVKTGKYADIMATNRPMTAGEKFIIQNELNRIYNGFVSRVADGRKKSKGYIDSIGGGHVWIGTDAVQIGLADRIGSFNDAIKAAAKKAKVKEYKVVEYPDVIDPLKSLLEESTDKVKTYYTKQELGDNYMLYQQMKKVIASSGIQARMPFEAVIK
- a CDS encoding DNA polymerase/3'-5' exonuclease PolX, which gives rise to MENKTIARTLKLLSQLMELHNENPFKIKSIANAFFKVDKLPFALKDIPVDEIDKIDGIGKGLATKIIELLQTGELQELNNIIQQTPEGVVEMLAIKGIGPKKISIIWSTLGIESIGELYYACNENRLIEAKGFGLKTQEEIKNAIEFKLAANGRFLYAQVEGFANSLIAQITDWLIQFDDQALLAFAGQYRRCCEIIDELEFVIGAEHLEDVMANLPLFEPLSLIASEDFFITTTDAGLRIKIYAVEKSGFNLECFKRTGNAEHVEKVLNLAGEGSFETEKDIYSKAGLAFIEPELREGFNEIELAKANNLPVLIKYGDLKGSLHNHSTYSDGVHTLEQMASYCKNELNLEYLGICDHSKTAVYAKGLYENRVLAQHKEIDELNKKLAPFKIFKGIESDILSDGSLDYTDDVLKTFDFVVASIHSNLRMDEAKATTRLLKAIENPYTTILGHPTGRLLLSRAGYPIDYKKIIDACAANKVVIEINANPLRLDLDWRWQQYALEKGVLLSVNPDAHRMEGFHDMHYGILVARKGGLSAKKCLNAFSLAEISAYLESKKVSNA
- a CDS encoding DUF4254 domain-containing protein; translation: MISEIANRIFNQVITDYHQYDDIDHPVQNPYDEETLEHLFYIKNWIDTAQWHMEDVVRNPNINPVEGLSWKRRIDAQNQVRTDMVEFIDGYFLNLYQGISALPDAKINTESPAWAIDRLSILALKIYHMQEEANRLNASVNHREQCQTKLSILLTQREDLSNSIDELLADIEAGKKYMKVYKQMKMYNDPSLNPVLYNKA
- a CDS encoding glycosyltransferase family 9 protein, whose translation is MESNQRIIVLRFSAMGDVAMVASVLKEFSIQYPLVEIIMVSREAFKPFFNEISNLHFHSIQPKTIHKGLRGLFRLYQELRKYKPTAIADLHDNLRSRTVSIFFRLSGIKIRRLDKGRAEKKALTRAKHKVFKPLRKTVDRYADVFKNLGFGIKLSYKLYKNPQKLPEAAADFFKNKTTKKIGVSPFAQHIYKIYPLDKMEEIISALGNLGYELYIFGGGSSEQSLAEKWQQQFPNTYNLIGKFSLTVEIAIISNLDLMLSMDSSGMHIASLVGVPVVSIWGPTHPYAGFLGYGQSENDCIQVDHPNRPNSIYGNKPCMCGVKNCMGLIEAKTIVNKIKEKFNG